One Streptomyces umbrinus genomic window, TGAAGGAGAGACAGTGGGACCCGCAACAACCTCCGCGCAACGTTCTGAAGCCACGCGGCCTGGCCAACAGCGCGCTGCTTTCAGTAGAAGGAATCCGTGCATGGGCGCTGCCCCCGACGGACCACATGGCCGGATACCCGCCTCTCCCGGCGGGCATCTTTTTGCCTCCTCGCCCGCCAGCACATTACGTCCCGATAGCACGGCGTTATCCGAGCGCCCTCAGTACCTCGAAGCCCGAGGGGCACGATGACCGCATCGCCGGAGACTGGCATACCGGCAGCAGGCCCAAGAGAGACAACGCTCGGTGACCACGTCCTCGGCCAACTGCTGCGCCTGGGCGCCACGGTAGGCCTGAGCAAGGCGGACGCCGCACTGTACGGACAGATCCTGCTCGACTCACTCTCAGGCGCCGCGCAGCGACCATTATCCCTACCGCCGGCTTCACCCAGCTTCATCTCCGATGACCACACCCCGGTCGAGTTCTCTCTCGCCTGCACGTCGGACGCCGCTCCAGTACTACGGGTGCTCGTGGAGCCCGGGTGTGCCAGCAGCGATATGACCGACAGCGCTCGCGCCGGACTCGAGGTCATCCGCACGATGGCCACCCGCTGGGACTTCTCCACCGACCAACTCGACGCACTGGAAGACCTGTTTTTCCTCGCTCCAGCCGAGGGACCACTGGCACTGTGGTACGCACTCGATCTGCGCCCCGGGGGAGTACCCGGAGTCAAGATCTATCTGAATCCCTCCGCCGCCGGCCCCGAACACGCTGCACGGACAGTGCAAGAGACACTGCGTCGGCTCGGCTACGGCAAGTCCTTCAGAGGACTTCCCCATGCGGCGGGATATCCGTTCGTCGCACTGGACCTGGGCACCTGGAAGACGCCCCGCGCCAAGGTGTACCTGAGGCACCCGCGCATGTCGGCTGACGACGCTTGCGCGTTGAGCCGTACCACCTCCGGTCTGGCAGAGGCCGACATCAGGTACTTTTTCCATGCAGCCGCAGGATCGACCCCGGCGCCCGAGCAGGGTGTCGGAGACACGTCGCGGCTTCTCAGGCGGCCAGTGCTCACCTGTCATGCCTTCACCGACCGAGAAGCCGAACCGAGCAGTTTCACGTTGCACATCCCCGTACGGGACTACGTCCGCAGCGACGAGGAAGCCTTCGACCGGGCAACGGCCCTGCTGACCCGGTTCGGCATGGACCCCTCGATCCTGAGCCGGAGCTTGCGCGCCCTCACCCAGCGACAGCTTGCCGAAGGCGTCGGCCTGATTGCCTACCTCGCTCTCGCATGTGAGCGAGATCGACGGCCTCGTATCACCGCCTACCTGTCCTCCGAGGCCTACGCCGTACGGCCGCCGCAGGAGCAGTACCTGCAGGACGAACTCAGCGCGTCCTGAACCCCGGACACTGCGTCCGCAGCCACGCCAACCCTCCCGACACGTAGAAGGAAGACACGTGGAGCCGTACCGCATCAAAGTCGTAGAACCCATCCCTTTCACCACCCGACCGGAGCGCGAGAACGCGCTGAAGCGGGTCGCCTACAATCCCTTCGACCTGCGTGCCGACGAAGTCACCATCGACCTGCTGAGTGACTCGGGGACCGGCGCTATCTCCGCGGAACAACTGGCCGCGGGTATGAACGGCGACGAGTCCTACGCCGGCAGCAGGTCGTTCTACCGTTGGCGCGAAGTCGTTTCCGAACTCACCGGCTACCCTCACATCCTGCCGACCCACCAGGGACGGGCCGCCGAGCGCATCCTGTTCTCCTCACTCCTCAAGCCCGGCACGAGCGTGCTGTCCAACACTCACTTCGACACCACCCGCGCCAACGTCGAACTGGCCGGCTGTCAAGCACATGACCTGCCCTGCGCCGAGGCGAAGGACCTCGACAGCGACTATCCCTTCAAGGGCAACATCGACCTGGCCGCACTCGAGTATGCGTTGGAGAACGCGCACCGGTCGCCCGTCGCAGCCGTCTTGATGACCATCACCAACAACGGCGGCGGCGGTCAGCCAGTCAGCATGGAGAACCTGCACCAGACCGCCGCGCTGTGCCGCCGCTACGACGTGCCCATGATCCTGGACGCCGCGCGTTTCGCGGAGAACGCCTGGCTGGTGACCCGACGCGAACCTGGCTACCAGGACCGCACCCCCCGCCAGGTCGCAGAGGAGGCCTTCCGCCTGACGGACGGCTGCATCATGAGCGCAAAAAAGGACGGCATCGTACATATCGGTGGCTTCATCGGTCTGAAGAACCCTGAACTCGCTGAGAGGTGTCAGGGCCTACTCATCGCCACCGAAGGCTTCACCACTTACGGGGGCTTGGCCGGCCGCGACCTCGACATGATGGCCCGCGGACTCCTCGAAGTCACCGAACCGGCCTACCTCGCCGAGCGCGCCGACATAGCCGGCTACCTCGCCGCACGCATCCGCGACGCCGGAGTCGACGTCGTGGAACCGGCCGGCCTACACGCCCTCTACGTCAACGCCGGACGGCTTCTGCCTCACATCCCACCGCATCAGTACCCCGGCACCGCGCTGGTCTGCGAACTGTACCTACGCGGAGGTATCCGCTCGGCAGAACTGGGATCGCTGTACCTTGGTGAAGAGGATGAGCAGGGCAATCCCATCAAGACTGCGCCCTACGAACTCGTGCGACTGGCACTTCCCCGCCGCGTCTACACCCGCAGCCACTACGACCATGTCGCCGACACGCTGGCGGGCATCGCCAAGGACCCCAAATCGGTGCACGGCTATCGCATCGTGGGCCAGTCGCCGATCCTTCGCCACTTCAGCATCAAGCTGGAGCCTGTGCAGTCCCCAAACTGATCTGCCATTGCGCCACCGCTTGCCTGTTCGGCGCTTGATGCCGACGCGTTTGCACGCTTCGGTACTGGTCAGCCCCTGGTCCATGAGCCGGAGGCATTCCTCCCGCTCACGGACCAGGGTCCTGCGGTCCTGAGCTGTCCGGTCCACCCGGATCTCGAAGTCCATCGCTGAGGCAGGCCCCTGGTTGGCGGGCGATGTTCGACCAGGCCATGGCCTGGATCGCGGGTCGGTTCAGGCGAGTGGAACCGTGAGCGACTGACCGCGCCTATCTGCCCGGACCGCTGTCGAACACCGAGTGAAAGCACTGCCGACAACTGGCCGAGCAGGCCGGTCGCACCCGGTCCGGGCCCATGCAGCGCCAGCTGCGCCCCCTCCGCACGCCGGGCCGCCGACGTCGTACGCGACGAAGTCCGCGCCTACGCCGACGAACACCTTGGCGCCGACGACGCGGTGCTGATCGTGACGAGACCGGCTTCGTGAAGAAGGCCACGCCTCGCGTCTGCGCCTACACGCAAGATGGCGCCCCACGACGAGGAGGAGGGGCCCGCCCATGGCTTCTCAACGGGATACGTCTCGTCTGACCAGGCCAGCAAGGCGATCACAGGACGAGCATGAGCTTGCCGCCGGGCCGGCGGGACTGGCTGAGCTTGGCCGCCTCCTGGATCTGGTCGAGCGGGTAGGTGCGGGCGACCGATACGACCAGGACGTCTTCGCCCGCCAGCCGGGCGAAGACGTCCTGGTCGTATCGCAGGTCGTTTTGGGTGATCCGGGCGCCCAGCTCGGCCGCGGCGGCGAAGTCCGAGACGGTGAGAACGCGGTCGGAGTCGCCGGTCAGCTACGGCTCAAGGGGAGGCCCCGACATCGCCGATCAGGGCACCCGATCGCCCAGTTGCACGATCTCGTTCATCGTTCCCATCACATCCTCCTGTTGTCGCTGTCGTGAAAAGGCAGCAGCGGGTCCCGAGGTCCGGGACCCGCTGCTGCTCGTCAGTGCCCGTCCGGCATCAACCGAACGACGGGACGATCTTCTTCTTACCGCCCTCTTCCTTCCAGGACACGGCGGCATCGAACGTCTTGCCTTTGGCGGAAACAAAACCCTTGCCCTGGATGGTCTTGCCAGCCGCCAGATCCTTGCGCTCCGCGTCCGTGAACACGTGCTGGCACCAGGACCGCGGCGGCTCGTCGCCAGAGCCGAAGTCGGGGACGATCTTCTTGGCCTTCGCGTCCCAGCTGACCTTGCAGCCGAAGGTCTTACCGGTCCCCGCGCTGACGAAGTCGTCGATCGCCAGCGACTGGCCCGCCAGGAGCGCCGTGACCTCCACCGGCGTGAACGTCCGGCCGGACCACTTCGTCGGCTTGTCCGGCACCTCCAGCTGGAACCCGACGAACTTGCGGCCCTTGTGGTCGCCGACGCCGAGCGCCCCGGTGGCCGTGAAGGGCTTGTCCGCCTTCGACCTCGCCTCGAACGAGATCGTCTCGCCCGTGAGCAGCTTCGCCACCTCGTCATCGCTGAACTCGTGGCCCGCCCAGATCCTTTTGAAGGCGACTTTCTTCGGCCCGCCCGGAGCGGCCTGCCACACACCCTCGGCGCGCGTAGCGACCACCTGCTCCCTCAGGCCCAGCTCGGCGCGCATGGAGGCGGCGTTCTTCGTCATCGTGGCGATGTCCTCGCGCACCCAGTCGGCGACGACGGCCAGGCGCTCCTCGGCGGTCGCCGTCCCGGCGGCGATGTCGCGCATGTCGGCGTAGACCTTCTCGGTGAGCCCGAGGTCGCCGATGCGCGTGCCCGGCAGGAGCCGCCAGCTCATCTCGCCGGCCTGCGCGAGCCTGAGCTTCCGGCCCTTCTCCGTCAGCAGCGGGTATTTCGCCTTGTCGTTGGTGACCTCCGAGTACGTCGAGGTGCGGGTCGAGCCCGTGCCCACGTCGCGCTTCTCCAGCTGCTTCATCAGCCACTTCATCGTCGGATGTTCGGGGCGCTTGTTCGCGCCCTCGAAGATGAACGGCTCCGCGGTCTGGCCCAGGCCCTTGCCGGACTCGTTCGCGTCGCCTTCGGCCGTGTCGTCGCCGGCGTCCGGATCGAACACGGCCCTCCAGCCGGTGCTCTTGGGCACGTTGGCGATGCCGACGAAGTCCGGGTACTTCTCCACGTGGCCCTTCTGCTGCTCGTAGAGGTAGTCCTCGGCGAGCACGGCCAGGTAGTTCTTCGCGAGCGTCTCGTAGATGAGCCGTCCGGCCTTGCCGTACTTGTGCTCGACCTCTTCCAGCGAAGAAGGCACCTTCAGGCCCGGACGGTTCGCGCCGTGCGCGCCCTGGGGCTTCACGTGTGTGGACCGGGGCTGGCGGTGCGTCAGAAGGCCAGTGTCAACGCCGACCACGGCGGCGATCTTGTCGATCAGCGGGGCGAGGTCCTTGAACTGCTCGGGCGTGATCGTCTTGTCCTCGGTGCGGGGGTACGAGACGACCTGGTCCTCGTACATCTTCTGGTAGGTCGAGAGCGCGAGGTTCGCCTTCACACTCTTGCCGACGAGCATCGAAGACAGGGAGGCAAGGTCGAGCAGCTTCGGCGGCGCGGTCCTCTTGTCCGCCTTGCCGTCCAGGACGACAGCGGAGGGGCCGTACTGCTGCGGCACCTGGCCCTTCTGGTCGAACCGCGGCTCGTCCGAGTTCGTGTACATGACGTTGTTCTCGTCGCGGAAGCGGTTCTGGAAGTACGGCTTCTTGACGTACGCGTCATAAGCCTTCTGCTGGTCGCCGACGAGAGAGACCATCGCCGACTTCAGCCGGCCCTGGCGCAGCACGAGGTCCTGGCCGGACTGGCGGGCGAGAACAGAGGCGATCCTCGTGAACTGGATGCTCGCGAAGTCCAGTGCCGAACGAAAGGACGCCTTCCTGTACTCGTCGAACTGATCCAGGTCCGGGATGACGTTGCGCGAGGTGAACGCATTCTGCAGCGACACAGCGGCCTCGTCGGTGAAATACATCCGCGAGATCTTCTTCTTGTCGAGTCCCAGCGCCTTCAGCACCGAGACCGCGATCAGACCACCCTCACCGGACGGATCCACATCCGTGGCCACCACGATCTCGTCGCACTTGGAGAGCTTCGAGCGGATGTCATTGACCACCTGCCCGACCTTGTCCATCTGGACGTACTTCCACTCGAACCGACTCAGGTCCCACGGTAGATTGTCGATGCTCCAGAACCGCAGCGCGCTCTGCTCGTCAGCCGTCGCGCCAATGAGCTGGTTCTCCGGCTTGTCGAGCTCATAGAGGTGCCCACGCGCATGCGTGATCACGTAGCTCTCGCCGTTGTAGGTCCCGGTGTCCCCTCCGAGCGCCTTGCTGAACGCCCTTGCCGCCGAGGGTTTCTCCGTAAGCAGTCCGACAGTCATTTCGTCTCCTTCGTATTCGTCTGCTCAGCGGCAGAGCTCTGGATAGTGGTCAAGATGTGCACGACGCGATCGGCCAGGACATAGAGCGCGGCGAGGGCCTCGTCTGTAGGCGTGCGCCACACAGGGGTCTGGATCTGGAAGAGGCCCGCATCGTCGATGTCGAGCAGAGGCAAGCCGTCTTCCCGAACGCGGATCACCAACCAGCCCGCACGCAGCAGCGCATCGGTCTTCGCCCGATCACGCGCCAATCGGTCCCGGTGCCAGTACTGGCCGTCGTACTCGAGCACCGCGCGGCACTGAGGCAGCGCCGCATCGCAACGCGCGGGGCGGTTCCTCTGATCGAGCGCGTCGTCCACGACAACATCGACTTCGACGCCCGAGATCCGCTCCGCCACACGCGCACAGAGCAATCGCTCCACCAACGAGACCTGGGTACGGGCGCACCTCGGACAGCCGTTGCGGTTGCGGTAGTTGACCTGGGCTTCCCACTCGTGGCCCTCGGCACAGAACCACAGAACTCGGATGTTCGACCCGATGGTCAGCTCAGCCGGGCTGAGCTCGTTGTCCGGATGCCACTGCGCCGCGACCTTGGGCGAGACCGTCACCAGGTCGTTGAAGCCGGCCAGGACGCGATGTCCAGAGCAGTAGGGACATCCGGTCCCATTCACCACACGAGCTGCGACGGCCTCACGCCATTCGTGTCCCCGAACGCAGATCCAACCGACAGTGAGACCGGACTTCGGCGTCACCTCGTACGCTTTACGCTCATTGGTTGGACCCCATTCGAGCGCCAGCTCCGGATACTCGGACCGGAACGTCTTCTCCGCGCGCAGCGCCCTGTTCAGACCCTGGCAGCGGCGGCAGCTGAACACGCCCTTGCTCCATGCAGTGAACCGGGGCGCCAACGTCACCTTCGACTCGTGACCCTGCTCGCACCGGAGCAACACCTTCTGATTTGACTTCGGAGCAAGCAGACCCGGGTTGAGTTCGTTCCTCTCGTGGATCCAGTGCGTCGCGACGAAGTCGGGATGCAGCGTCTCAAGATCGTTGAAACCCGGCCAGACTCGCTTGCCGAGGCAGTAGACGCAGTCCTCCAAGTAGCGGAAGTCCCGCGGCTTCATGCTCGCCGTGTGGCCATGTGCGCACAGGATGACCGTGCAGGGCTGCGTCGAGTTCGCGCTGAGCGAGTCGAACACCTCGTCTGGAACAAGGGTCCGAGACTTAAGGTCAGGACGCACGTCCTTCAAGAAGACACGAGTCTGCCGACCTGTATAGATCGGGGAGCCGTCGTCCAGCGTGTACCCCACCAGGTCACCGTCGACATGGAGGCCCACGTCGATCGCAGCAGCACCCATGCGACCCACCTCCGCTTCCCGATAGGCGACTCATGAATCAGTACAATTCTACCCAGGAAAGGCAGTCGATCGGGAGTTTACAAGAGATCGATAGCTTTTCGAATGGAAGTATAGGCTCAGGGAAAGCGCCGCCGCAGGTACACTGTTCGAGCAATCGCCACTCGAGAAGACCCCGGGAAAGCTGTGCTTCTCGGGGTCGTCGTCTGTCTAGCGCTATTACCGAGTCGGCATCGCCACGCCGAGCCGGACGCGGTACACCCGCAGCACCTTGCCGAGCGTCTCGAGTCCCTCAGGGTGCTTCAGACCTTCCTCCAGCTCCTTCAGTCGGATGGGCCGTACGCCGGCCACCTCGGCGACCTGCTTGCGCGTGGCCTGACCCCTGAGCTTGATCAGCAGATCCGGCAGGTCCACGGCGAGGTCCTCGAACATCCGGAACTTCTCCCGCTCGCCCATGCGCGTGTGGCCGACGTGGATCGCGCCACAGCTCTCTTCGCACCAGTACCAGCTCGTCGACGCGTCTTCCCGGAGCTTCGCGGGGATCTCCTGCTCGCTCCGGTAGCGGCGCTTGAAGGCCCACGTCCCTTCGCGTTGCGTCCGGCATCCGCGCGGCGCGTCCTCGGGCCGCGAGGCCGGCGCGGCCATACCCGCACACTGCGGAGTGCAGTACCGGCCGAGGTGCACCGGGTCCTGGGCGTGGAGGCCCAGACCCTTGCCGCACGTCTTGCAGCGCTGCCGGGCGGGGAAGAGCATCGCCTTGCTCGTCGTGGTCATCGAATCGGCCGTCCTTCCCGCTCGCGTTCAAGCTTCAGCTGCGTCCTGGTCGCCTCCCGGGCCATGTCCCGGAGGTAGATCGCCTCCTTGTGCGTGATGGGCGCGTCGTGGAGGTTGTGCGAGCCCCGCAAGAAGTTCTCCGTACGGTCGGCGATGGAGTACGCCAGCGCCTGCTCGACCACCGCGCTGGTCTCGCGCACCGCGCCCAACTCGTCGCGCAGCTTGCGCAGTAACCCGTCCCGCTCGCGTTCAGCGGCCTCGATGTTCGCCAGGCGTGCCACCACGCTGCCCAGCAGCGGGTCGCGGGAGCGGAACAGCTCGACGGCGCGCTCGGTGGCAGGATCGGCATCAAGGTGCAGGTCGAGCTGCGCCAGCAGGAACGCCGTCACCAGCGTGCCCTGGCTCAGCCGCTGGCTGAACTCGCGCGCGGCGCTGTCGCTCACAGCCAGCTCACGGACCGCGGCGGCTCGCAGCTGCTCCCGCAGCGCGTTCATGATGCTCTCGGGCAGCGCCTTGATGTGCGGCTGGCTCTGCACGCCGACGAGCCGGAAGCCCGACTGGGGGAGAGCGGCGGTCGCGGCTGAACTGCCCGATCCGCCCTTCGATGCCGCACTCTGCACGGCGTCCTGATGGTCGGTGAACTGGAGCGAGCCGGGCGTTACATGCTCGGATTCATCCGGTGTGGCCACGACGTCGTGAGAAGTGACTTCCGCCGCGGCAGCGTCCTCGACGTCCGGCTGTGCCCCGGGAGCCGGAGCAGCATCGGCCGCAGGGCCTGCCGCCGCACCGCCCGGGAGCGCCCCGGCAGTCCCTCCCTGTCCACCGCCGTCATCACCATGCTGGTTGGATCCGCCGGCCCGCTCGGAGTCGCCGGCATCGGGCTCGTAGTCCGGCTCCAGGTCCAGGCGATCCTCTTCGGCGTCCTCATCGAGAGCAGCCTGCAGACTTTCAACCTCGGGTTGAGAGTCGACGTTGCCGGCCTCATCAAGCTGCGCCCCCGGCTCGGGCGTTGCCACCTCAGGCTCAGGCTGTGCCGCCTGGGCCTGGACGCGCTTGAGCTCCTCGCTTCCGCCGCGCCGGTAGGCGTCGAGGAAGGACGTGTCCACCTCCATTACCTCGGCGGTGGGTGTGGCCGCTTCCAGCATCTCTGCGAAGTCCCGGCTCATCCGAGCTCACCGTCCTCGTCATCCAGGAGGTAGTTGTCGCCCGCGGGTGAGCCCGATGAGGGAGTCGAAGCCTGTGGTGACGACGCGTTCGAGGTTCGCTGAGTTCTTCGCCAGCGCCGCGACCTGGTCGACGAGCTCGTTGAGTCGCGCGATCTCCAGGGTCGGCAGGTCGTAGTCGAGGTTCTCGCGCCGGATCTTCTCGACCACCGCCTCGGCCACGTACTCGTTCACCGAGGAGAACCCGCGCTTGCCAGCCCAGTACTCCGCGCGCTGCTTGTCGTCCGGATCCAGCCGGACGAACATGCCCTGGCGCCCACTACTGCTGCTCTGTGTCGCGCCCGGCGGCTTCTTCTTCGTGCCGCGCACGGGCCGCGTCGTCTTCTCCAACTCCTGTGTTGCGGTCATGCGCGGCTTCTCCTTGCCCTATTTAACCGATCTGTGAGACCCATCTTATCGACACTAGTCGATAAGTCACGTGCTCTCTTTGTGCTTCGGCTCGGATACCAGTAGAGTCGCAGTCGCGCCCAGTCAGTCCCCCCTGGCGGCGCATCAGCGCAGCAGGTGGCCCTGCTCGATTCCTTTCCTCTCGGACGGGGTCACCTGCTGCGGACCGCACCCACCTTCGCGTGACGGCAAGAGAAGAAAGGGCCCGGTGCGACACATCGCACCGGGTCCTTCTTGTGTCTGATGGGCTCCCATTCAGGAGTCGGGCGTGAGAGTCGGCGTCGGGTTCGTCGTGCAGTCGACGAGCCCCTGGGTGAACCTCGGCGACTGCCAGATCGCCTTGTCCTTGTCGCTGGGCAGATGCTCGACGATGGACCCAGCGCCAAGGCGTGCGCCGCCGGCGAAGAAGTGCAGCGCCTCCTGGCTGAAGTCCGCGTTGTACACCAAGGTCGACAGGCACTGGCCGGCCGCCGCGTAGGTCTTCTTCTGACCCTCGTCCCGGGCGTAGGAGGAGAACATCGAGACCAGGCCCTTGGCGAGCTCGATGGACGAGTTGACCGGCTGATCCACGCGGACCGGGTAAGTCGGCTTCAGGTTCGGCTTGCCAACTGCAGGCTTCGCGGCTGCCTTCGGTGGCACGTAGCTCTGAGTCTTGGGGCTGCTGCCGTTCGGAAGTACAGCCTTGTCGATGCACGCGTCGAAGTCCTCGCGCAGCGACCGCGACGCCAGGAGCGCAGCGCCGCCCTCGCTCACCTTGTTCAGTCCGTCGACGGCTGCACCCGTGTCGTCGCCATCGGCCTTGACGATGTAGGCCAGCGCCTCCTCCGGCATTCCCGCCTTCCGCACTGAGCTGGCCAGGCAGGCACCGCCGTCCTTTCTGGGACTCCCGGCGCCCTGGAAGGCGAGCTTGTCCAGCGCCTCGCCGAGTGCCATATCGGTGATCTTGACGGTGCTCACGGTCGGACTCGGCGCAGACGGCGCCTGGGTTGTGCTGCCGTCGCCACTGAAAGCATCCGGCGAGCAGAACGCCCGCGGCCACAGCGAGTGCTGCGGCCGCGGGCGCAGCCTTCCTCATCCTCCAGGTCTTCATCGCTTCTCACCCCACCCCTCTTGTTGCCGACCAGTCCGATTGAATCGACTGGCCTTCGAGGGTATCTTATCCAAATACTTATCGAATGGCAGTCTGTGATGAGTCGGAATGCCGCGAGGTAAGGGGTGCAGAGGGCGCGCCGAGCGGGGCTCGGGCGCGCAGGGTGCCTGCGGGTCTGTTTGGCGCTTGGGGATCAACGGAGTTGATCCGGAGGGTTCTGCGACACCTCGTGCGCGTGTCGGCTACGGGTGGCCCCCTGTCGGGCGGCTGTTCGTGGGCTTCTCATCCCACCCACGAAGGGCTGCTCACCATGACTTCTCTTGCCTCGCGCCCTGCCGCTTCCGCCGATGCTGCTGTGCCCGATCTGGTGGCGTGGCGGTTCGGCCGAGACCGCCACGAAGGTGCTGCCGCCCGTCATCGGAAAGGAAGGGATCCGCACCGCATGACCAACGACGGAATCAGGTCACCCCCCCGGGCCGAGCGACGGTGTGGGCACCGGCTACGCCCGGGACCCGAAGACCGACGAACGGCGCTGCTACCCCTGCGCGGACTCCTGGCAGCGGGAGCAGATGAAGACGGCCGACGTGTGGGGCGGCTACATCGGCTACACCGGCGACGCCCGCAAGCGGTTCGCCTCCTGGCCCGGCGGAGTGCTGGGCAAGGTCACCAGC contains:
- a CDS encoding tryptophan dimethylallyltransferase family protein is translated as MTASPETGIPAAGPRETTLGDHVLGQLLRLGATVGLSKADAALYGQILLDSLSGAAQRPLSLPPASPSFISDDHTPVEFSLACTSDAAPVLRVLVEPGCASSDMTDSARAGLEVIRTMATRWDFSTDQLDALEDLFFLAPAEGPLALWYALDLRPGGVPGVKIYLNPSAAGPEHAARTVQETLRRLGYGKSFRGLPHAAGYPFVALDLGTWKTPRAKVYLRHPRMSADDACALSRTTSGLAEADIRYFFHAAAGSTPAPEQGVGDTSRLLRRPVLTCHAFTDREAEPSSFTLHIPVRDYVRSDEEAFDRATALLTRFGMDPSILSRSLRALTQRQLAEGVGLIAYLALACERDRRPRITAYLSSEAYAVRPPQEQYLQDELSAS
- a CDS encoding tryptophanase, coding for MEPYRIKVVEPIPFTTRPERENALKRVAYNPFDLRADEVTIDLLSDSGTGAISAEQLAAGMNGDESYAGSRSFYRWREVVSELTGYPHILPTHQGRAAERILFSSLLKPGTSVLSNTHFDTTRANVELAGCQAHDLPCAEAKDLDSDYPFKGNIDLAALEYALENAHRSPVAAVLMTITNNGGGGQPVSMENLHQTAALCRRYDVPMILDAARFAENAWLVTRREPGYQDRTPRQVAEEAFRLTDGCIMSAKKDGIVHIGGFIGLKNPELAERCQGLLIATEGFTTYGGLAGRDLDMMARGLLEVTEPAYLAERADIAGYLAARIRDAGVDVVEPAGLHALYVNAGRLLPHIPPHQYPGTALVCELYLRGGIRSAELGSLYLGEEDEQGNPIKTAPYELVRLALPRRVYTRSHYDHVADTLAGIAKDPKSVHGYRIVGQSPILRHFSIKLEPVQSPN
- a CDS encoding DNA topoisomerase, with product MTVGLLTEKPSAARAFSKALGGDTGTYNGESYVITHARGHLYELDKPENQLIGATADEQSALRFWSIDNLPWDLSRFEWKYVQMDKVGQVVNDIRSKLSKCDEIVVATDVDPSGEGGLIAVSVLKALGLDKKKISRMYFTDEAAVSLQNAFTSRNVIPDLDQFDEYRKASFRSALDFASIQFTRIASVLARQSGQDLVLRQGRLKSAMVSLVGDQQKAYDAYVKKPYFQNRFRDENNVMYTNSDEPRFDQKGQVPQQYGPSAVVLDGKADKRTAPPKLLDLASLSSMLVGKSVKANLALSTYQKMYEDQVVSYPRTEDKTITPEQFKDLAPLIDKIAAVVGVDTGLLTHRQPRSTHVKPQGAHGANRPGLKVPSSLEEVEHKYGKAGRLIYETLAKNYLAVLAEDYLYEQQKGHVEKYPDFVGIANVPKSTGWRAVFDPDAGDDTAEGDANESGKGLGQTAEPFIFEGANKRPEHPTMKWLMKQLEKRDVGTGSTRTSTYSEVTNDKAKYPLLTEKGRKLRLAQAGEMSWRLLPGTRIGDLGLTEKVYADMRDIAAGTATAEERLAVVADWVREDIATMTKNAASMRAELGLREQVVATRAEGVWQAAPGGPKKVAFKRIWAGHEFSDDEVAKLLTGETISFEARSKADKPFTATGALGVGDHKGRKFVGFQLEVPDKPTKWSGRTFTPVEVTALLAGQSLAIDDFVSAGTGKTFGCKVSWDAKAKKIVPDFGSGDEPPRSWCQHVFTDAERKDLAAGKTIQGKGFVSAKGKTFDAAVSWKEEGGKKKIVPSFG
- a CDS encoding zinc-ribbon domain-containing protein; amino-acid sequence: MGAAAIDVGLHVDGDLVGYTLDDGSPIYTGRQTRVFLKDVRPDLKSRTLVPDEVFDSLSANSTQPCTVILCAHGHTASMKPRDFRYLEDCVYCLGKRVWPGFNDLETLHPDFVATHWIHERNELNPGLLAPKSNQKVLLRCEQGHESKVTLAPRFTAWSKGVFSCRRCQGLNRALRAEKTFRSEYPELALEWGPTNERKAYEVTPKSGLTVGWICVRGHEWREAVAARVVNGTGCPYCSGHRVLAGFNDLVTVSPKVAAQWHPDNELSPAELTIGSNIRVLWFCAEGHEWEAQVNYRNRNGCPRCARTQVSLVERLLCARVAERISGVEVDVVVDDALDQRNRPARCDAALPQCRAVLEYDGQYWHRDRLARDRAKTDALLRAGWLVIRVREDGLPLLDIDDAGLFQIQTPVWRTPTDEALAALYVLADRVVHILTTIQSSAAEQTNTKETK
- a CDS encoding helix-turn-helix domain-containing protein, giving the protein MTTTSKAMLFPARQRCKTCGKGLGLHAQDPVHLGRYCTPQCAGMAAPASRPEDAPRGCRTQREGTWAFKRRYRSEQEIPAKLREDASTSWYWCEESCGAIHVGHTRMGEREKFRMFEDLAVDLPDLLIKLRGQATRKQVAEVAGVRPIRLKELEEGLKHPEGLETLGKVLRVYRVRLGVAMPTR